The ANME-2 cluster archaeon genome contains a region encoding:
- the hdrC gene encoding CoB--CoM heterodisulfide reductase subunit C, protein MSKSDVLNTLQNAGLDVLTCMQCGTCSSSCPSGRYTSLNTRRIVRGTCVGRDILHDEDLWMCTTCYTCQERCPREIKIADTILAIRTIAVHEGIMLPAHRKVSQLVLKYGHAVPINDDVKEKREKLKMDPIPGTVHKYPEALADVQTLLRSCEFDKLVA, encoded by the coding sequence ATGAGTAAATCAGATGTGTTAAATACGCTGCAAAACGCAGGTCTTGATGTACTTACCTGCATGCAGTGCGGTACATGCAGCAGTAGCTGCCCGTCAGGACGTTATACGAGCCTGAACACACGAAGAATTGTAAGAGGAACATGTGTAGGCAGGGACATACTGCATGACGAAGATCTCTGGATGTGCACTACCTGTTATACATGCCAGGAGCGGTGTCCGCGCGAGATAAAGATCGCTGATACGATACTGGCGATTAGGACAATTGCTGTGCATGAAGGTATCATGCTGCCGGCACACAGGAAGGTCAGCCAGCTGGTGCTTAAGTACGGTCACGCTGTACCCATCAATGATGACGTAAAAGAAAAACGTGAAAAGCTCAAAATGGACCCCATCCCCGGGACAGTTCATAAATACCCGGAGGCACTGGCTGATGTGCAGACGCTTTTACGGTCGTGCGAATTTGACAAACTGGTGGCCTGA
- a CDS encoding 4Fe-4S binding protein produces MSQIPPEFIVKIDYDTCRRCRRCVMNCSFGCMQFKDRVVPDHKKCVACHRCVTFCPESAISITKNELTYKDSANWLPETRQNILKQAETGGILLTGMGNPRPYQILWDHMLIDACQVTNPSIDPLREPMELRTFLGRKPNRLEFTRDGNDEIKLSTELQPQVKLDVPIVFAAMSYGAISLNAHRALAMAAKNSGTLMNTGEGGIHKDLNSYTDNIVVQVASGRFGVTSEYLNSSAMVEIKIGQGAKPGIGGHLPGEKVGEDISKTRMIPVGTDALSPAPHHDIYSIEDLSQLIYAIKEATDYTKPVSVKISAVHNVAAIASGIVRAGADAVTIDGFRGGTGAAPMVIRDNVGIPIELALAAVDQRLRDEGIRSHASILCAGSIRNSGDVAKAIALGADAVVIGTAALVAMGCRVCQKCYTGNCAWGIATQKPELVRRLDPQVGAERLSNLVTAWGYELQEILGSLGVNSIESLRGSRERLRGIDLDEQTLELLGIKPAGIGQ; encoded by the coding sequence ATGTCCCAGATACCACCGGAATTTATAGTGAAGATCGACTATGACACGTGCAGACGGTGCAGGCGCTGTGTCATGAACTGTAGTTTTGGATGCATGCAATTCAAGGACAGGGTGGTACCTGACCACAAAAAATGTGTGGCATGTCACAGGTGCGTAACTTTCTGTCCGGAATCCGCAATATCGATCACTAAAAACGAACTAACTTACAAGGACAGTGCTAACTGGCTGCCTGAGACCCGGCAGAACATCTTAAAACAAGCAGAAACAGGCGGCATTCTCTTAACAGGAATGGGTAATCCCAGACCGTACCAGATACTTTGGGATCATATGTTAATTGATGCGTGCCAGGTCACAAACCCATCTATTGATCCACTCCGTGAACCAATGGAACTGCGGACATTCCTCGGCCGCAAACCAAACCGCCTGGAGTTTACCAGGGACGGGAATGATGAGATCAAACTGTCCACCGAACTTCAACCCCAGGTTAAACTGGATGTGCCGATCGTCTTTGCAGCAATGTCGTATGGTGCGATAAGCCTGAATGCGCACAGGGCACTTGCAATGGCTGCTAAAAATTCAGGAACACTTATGAACACAGGTGAAGGTGGAATCCACAAAGACCTGAACTCATATACGGATAATATTGTAGTCCAGGTCGCATCCGGCCGGTTCGGTGTAACCAGCGAATACCTGAACTCGAGTGCGATGGTTGAGATCAAAATAGGACAGGGTGCAAAACCTGGAATCGGCGGACATCTTCCAGGTGAGAAGGTAGGAGAAGATATATCAAAGACCCGGATGATCCCTGTTGGGACAGATGCCCTCTCTCCTGCACCACACCACGATATATATTCAATAGAAGACCTATCGCAGCTCATCTATGCGATCAAGGAAGCCACGGATTATACTAAACCCGTTTCTGTCAAGATCTCTGCAGTGCACAATGTGGCTGCTATTGCCAGCGGGATCGTACGTGCGGGTGCGGATGCCGTTACCATCGACGGGTTCCGCGGCGGTACAGGTGCAGCACCAATGGTGATCAGGGACAATGTAGGGATACCGATCGAACTTGCACTGGCTGCGGTCGACCAGCGACTGCGTGATGAAGGTATCAGGAGCCATGCCTCGATACTTTGTGCAGGAAGTATAAGGAACAGCGGTGATGTGGCAAAGGCGATCGCTCTTGGTGCGGATGCGGTTGTTATCGGAACTGCGGCTCTTGTGGCAATGGGATGCCGGGTGTGCCAGAAGTGTTATACAGGCAACTGTGCATGGGGAATTGCAACCCAGAAACCAGAACTTGTGCGCAGGTTAGATCCGCAGGTCGGTGCAGAGCGGTTATCGAACCTCGTGACGGCATGGGGTTATGAACTGCAGGAAATCCTGGGTTCACTTGGAGTCAATTCAATCGAATCCCTGCGCGGCAGCCGTGAACGGCTGCGAGGTATCGATCTTGATGAACAGACCCTGGAACTGCTTGGGATCAAACCTGCAGGGATAGGGCAGTGA
- a CDS encoding glutamine amidotransferase family protein: MRCDCYIPSGCAVSGIMSKAGERMDGNDIIRSIALMHDRSNGLGGGFAAYGIYPRHANEYAFHMMFDNMEAKDQCEEYLKDTFDIVLDEEIPTRPGAVFEQDTSGRSAECGTQPITSPPILWRYFMDVPEHRTTFVSEREYVVEKVMDINSKFTGTFVASSGKNMGAFKGVGYPEDIGMFYKLDEYKGYIWTAHGRFPTNTPGWWGGAHPFCLLDWSIVHNGEISSYGINKRYLEPFGYKLELRTDTEVVAYLFDLLVRRHKMPMDLAVRALASPFWKDIDRMPKREQKIATAIRQVYGGALLNGPFSIILGYSRGMVGFNDRIKLRPMTCATKGDDMLYMSSEESAIREIADPDTVWSPKAGTAVIGELNWEVE, translated from the coding sequence ATGAGATGTGATTGTTATATTCCGTCAGGGTGTGCCGTTTCCGGTATAATGAGTAAAGCGGGAGAGCGAATGGATGGAAACGATATTATCAGGTCAATTGCCTTAATGCATGACCGCTCGAACGGTCTTGGAGGCGGTTTTGCAGCATACGGGATATACCCGAGACATGCTAATGAATATGCATTCCACATGATGTTTGACAATATGGAGGCAAAGGATCAGTGCGAGGAATATCTCAAGGATACGTTCGACATCGTTCTTGATGAGGAGATACCTACGCGTCCCGGTGCTGTCTTTGAACAGGATACCTCTGGAAGGTCTGCCGAATGTGGAACGCAGCCGATCACGTCTCCCCCTATACTGTGGCGCTATTTCATGGATGTCCCCGAGCATAGAACGACATTCGTTTCAGAACGTGAATATGTTGTTGAAAAGGTGATGGATATCAACTCAAAGTTCACCGGTACTTTTGTTGCATCATCAGGTAAGAATATGGGAGCCTTCAAGGGTGTAGGATATCCGGAAGACATTGGAATGTTCTACAAATTAGACGAGTATAAAGGATATATCTGGACAGCACACGGCAGGTTCCCGACAAACACGCCGGGATGGTGGGGCGGAGCACATCCATTCTGCCTTCTTGACTGGTCAATTGTCCACAATGGCGAGATATCATCCTACGGGATCAACAAACGCTACCTTGAGCCGTTTGGATACAAGTTAGAACTTCGAACAGATACCGAAGTCGTGGCATACCTGTTCGACCTGCTTGTCCGCAGGCACAAAATGCCAATGGACCTGGCTGTCAGGGCACTTGCATCACCTTTCTGGAAAGATATTGACAGGATGCCAAAACGCGAACAGAAAATTGCAACTGCGATCAGGCAAGTTTATGGTGGTGCACTCTTAAACGGACCGTTCAGCATCATTCTCGGATACAGTCGCGGTATGGTTGGATTCAATGACCGTATCAAACTGCGGCCCATGACCTGTGCCACAAAAGGTGATGACATGCTGTATATGTCATCAGAGGAATCGGCAATCCGGGAGATCGCAGACCCGGATACGGTATGGAGCCCGAAAGCCGGAACAGCAGTTATAGGCGAATTAAATTGGGAGGTGGAATAA
- a CDS encoding ATP-binding protein: protein MEPLHYLQEVNEWWTSGSVNPVLLQKLHRDEFHELAELLESERITAVIGPRRVGKTTLMYQLIDHLLDTGTKKEHILFASMDDPLVKMMTDPLKTIIDEYLEKIVKKPIRDVEKLYIFIDEIHFLADWNLWLKRYFDLKYNIKFIISSSSATHLLKYSRESLVGRISEIKILPLNFKEFIKFKGKTELLKPYGGKDIFKIDVNRDKFELTKFQNELVLYFNEYLLSGGYPEYHPAKDIRLWQDILIADVVEKTIYRDIAVLYQIKHPQYLEKILTYIAQNNCQTASYNRIAQALSISTDTLINMIDYLESTHLIGSLPLFSKNVKKQIRSNRKFFVIDSGLRNALLKNRSLMDENTGLLVESVVDSNLLTVKEFRRFFDIRNISYFTDKQKHEVDIVLDVDGKILPVEVKYQNNIYEHDLKHLHYFMKAQGLDFGVVVTRNLFEVRTNILCIPVWMFLLIFTA from the coding sequence ATGGAGCCGTTGCATTACCTTCAGGAAGTAAACGAATGGTGGACCAGCGGAAGCGTTAACCCCGTATTACTCCAAAAACTCCACAGGGACGAATTCCACGAACTGGCAGAGCTCCTTGAAAGCGAACGCATCACAGCCGTCATAGGGCCGCGACGGGTTGGGAAGACCACACTCATGTACCAGTTGATAGACCATCTTCTGGACACAGGCACAAAAAAAGAGCATATCCTGTTCGCATCAATGGACGACCCCCTGGTCAAGATGATGACAGACCCCCTGAAGACCATAATAGACGAATATCTCGAAAAAATTGTCAAAAAGCCAATACGGGATGTTGAAAAGTTATACATCTTCATCGACGAAATACATTTCCTGGCCGACTGGAACCTGTGGTTAAAAAGATATTTTGACCTGAAATACAACATCAAATTCATAATATCCAGTTCAAGTGCCACACATCTATTAAAATACTCAAGGGAATCACTTGTTGGGAGGATTTCCGAAATAAAGATACTACCCCTTAACTTCAAGGAATTCATCAAATTCAAAGGCAAGACCGAATTGCTAAAACCCTATGGCGGCAAGGATATTTTCAAAATTGATGTAAACAGGGACAAATTCGAACTCACAAAATTCCAGAACGAACTGGTACTTTATTTCAACGAATATCTCCTATCAGGCGGCTATCCTGAATATCATCCTGCAAAAGACATACGGCTGTGGCAGGATATCCTTATTGCCGACGTGGTTGAAAAGACCATATACCGCGATATTGCTGTACTGTACCAGATAAAGCACCCCCAGTATCTTGAAAAGATACTCACATACATTGCCCAGAACAACTGCCAGACTGCATCGTATAACCGGATAGCACAGGCACTCTCTATCAGCACAGATACGCTCATAAACATGATCGATTACCTGGAATCCACGCATTTGATAGGAAGTTTACCTCTTTTCTCAAAGAACGTGAAAAAACAAATACGTTCCAACCGGAAATTCTTTGTGATCGATTCAGGATTACGGAATGCCTTGCTCAAGAATCGCAGTTTAATGGATGAAAACACTGGGCTATTGGTAGAATCTGTAGTAGATTCCAACCTGCTAACTGTAAAGGAGTTCAGGAGATTTTTCGATATCAGGAATATCTCATATTTTACTGATAAGCAAAAGCATGAAGTGGATATTGTGCTTGACGTTGACGGGAAGATCTTGCCAGTAGAAGTGAAATACCAGAACAATATCTATGAGCATGACCTAAAGCACCTGCACTATTTCATGAAAGCACAGGGTCTGGATTTTGGAGTGGTGGTTACCAGGAACCTGTTTGAGGTGAGGACGAACATCCTGTGCATTCCTGTGTGGATGTTCCTGTTGATATTCACGGCTTAG
- a CDS encoding glutamine synthetase, which yields MQTKDDVLQAVEEMDVKFIRLWFTDILGTMKSFAITKEELEGALDEGMGFDGSSIEGYRDIEESDMVAMPDPTTFRILPWRPKERATARMFVDILNPDGSPFEGDPRYILKQNLERARNLGYTLYVGPELEYFYFDSCDSTQTIDKGGYFDLSPLDLATDLRRETVFALEDMGIRVEYSHHEVAPSQHEIDLRYAEGLQMADNTMTYKLIAKEIATQNDLYATFMPKPIFGENGSGMHVHQSLFKGETNAFFDTNDEYSLSGIGKSYIAGILKHSNEMCCVLAQTVNSYKRLVPGYEAPVYVAWARRNRSALVRVPMYKPGKELATRMELRCPDPACNPYLAFSVMLCAGLDGIEKGYELPDPVEKNIFKMSKSEMKEEGIVSLPSSLGEAIQATEKSELVRKALGDHVFERFIEIKKREWDDYRIQVTPYELEKYLGVL from the coding sequence ATGCAAACAAAAGATGACGTACTTCAAGCAGTTGAAGAAATGGATGTAAAGTTCATCCGGTTGTGGTTCACAGATATCCTGGGAACCATGAAAAGTTTCGCAATAACCAAAGAAGAACTGGAAGGCGCACTTGATGAAGGAATGGGATTTGACGGTTCCTCAATCGAAGGCTACCGGGATATCGAAGAGAGCGATATGGTGGCCATGCCCGATCCAACTACCTTCAGGATACTTCCCTGGAGGCCAAAGGAGCGGGCCACTGCCAGGATGTTCGTGGACATACTGAACCCTGACGGAAGTCCCTTTGAAGGTGACCCCAGGTATATACTTAAACAGAACCTGGAACGTGCCCGGAATTTGGGCTATACATTATATGTGGGTCCTGAACTGGAATACTTTTATTTTGATTCATGTGATTCAACCCAGACTATTGACAAAGGCGGATATTTCGACCTTTCACCCCTTGACCTGGCCACAGACCTGCGCAGGGAAACTGTGTTCGCACTTGAGGATATGGGCATCAGGGTGGAATACAGCCACCATGAAGTTGCACCCAGCCAGCATGAGATCGACCTGAGGTATGCAGAAGGGCTGCAAATGGCAGACAATACAATGACCTACAAGCTTATCGCTAAGGAGATAGCAACACAGAATGACCTGTATGCCACTTTCATGCCTAAACCTATTTTCGGGGAAAACGGAAGCGGGATGCATGTCCACCAGAGTCTCTTTAAGGGGGAAACAAATGCTTTCTTTGATACAAATGACGAGTACAGTCTTTCTGGTATTGGAAAGAGCTACATTGCAGGTATCCTGAAACATTCCAACGAGATGTGTTGTGTGCTGGCCCAGACCGTGAACAGTTACAAGCGGCTGGTGCCCGGTTATGAAGCCCCGGTCTATGTGGCATGGGCCAGGAGGAACCGCAGTGCACTGGTGAGAGTACCCATGTATAAGCCTGGCAAGGAACTGGCTACCAGAATGGAATTGCGCTGTCCTGACCCTGCTTGTAACCCATACCTGGCATTCTCGGTTATGCTGTGTGCGGGTCTTGATGGGATTGAGAAAGGGTATGAACTGCCTGACCCGGTAGAGAAGAACATTTTCAAGATGAGTAAGTCCGAGATGAAAGAAGAGGGTATAGTCTCCCTGCCGTCCAGTCTTGGGGAAGCCATCCAGGCTACTGAAAAGAGCGAACTTGTACGAAAGGCTCTTGGTGACCATGTCTTTGAAAGGTTCATTGAGATAAAGAAACGCGAATGGGATGATTACAGGATCCAGGTCACACCGTACGAGCTTGAAAAATACCTGGGTGTACTGTAG
- a CDS encoding addiction module toxin, HicA family: MTRLPVISGKKAVKVLERNGFVIFKQRGSHIRMKKVTPEFTIKLTIPLHGTIDRGTLKSIIKSSGLTTEEFVELL, from the coding sequence TTGACCAGATTGCCTGTTATCTCAGGAAAAAAAGCCGTCAAGGTTTTAGAACGGAATGGATTTGTTATATTCAAGCAGCGGGGCAGTCATATCAGGATGAAAAAAGTTACGCCTGAATTTACGATCAAACTAACCATTCCCCTCCATGGGACTATTGACAGGGGAACTCTCAAAAGTATAATCAAAAGCTCTGGCCTCACAACGGAAGAGTTCGTTGAGTTGCTATAG
- a CDS encoding type II toxin-antitoxin system HicB family antitoxin produces MKFKVVIREGEDGWYVVEVPSLPGCISQGKTIEEALENIKEAIELHLEPDEDFITVGSGQIAEVTV; encoded by the coding sequence ATGAAATTCAAAGTTGTTATCAGGGAAGGCGAAGACGGATGGTATGTAGTTGAAGTCCCCTCCCTTCCAGGGTGCATTTCCCAGGGAAAAACAATCGAAGAAGCTTTGGAGAATATCAAAGAAGCTATTGAACTCCATCTGGAACCAGATGAAGACTTTATTACAGTAGGTTCCGGGCAAATTGCAGAGGTAACTGTTTGA